A genomic stretch from Lathyrus oleraceus cultivar Zhongwan6 chromosome 2, CAAS_Psat_ZW6_1.0, whole genome shotgun sequence includes:
- the LOC127121178 gene encoding transcription factor MYB90 yields MEKSKSGSLRKGAWTYEEDKLLIACINKYGEGKWHLVPKIAGLNRCRKSCRLRWLNYLNPTINRESFEEDEIDMILRLHKLLGNRWSLIAARLPGRTANDVKNYWHTNLRKKVVLEKEKSKETMEAHEVIKPRALTFSTNSPWLNGKHNFVSNGNASKLAIASSGEDGNVPTECDITTPPNIGIEPLSTKEIGSCSLLQEDNSTFEFLEDFFTNSPPINDSYWNSNFLWDI; encoded by the exons ATGGAGAAGAGTAAGAGTGGAAGTTTGAGAAAAGGTGCATGGACATATGAGGAAGATAAGCTTCTCATAGCTTGCATTAACAAGTATGGTGAAGGAAAATGGCATTTAGTTCCTAAAATTGCAG GTTTGAATAGATGCCGGAAAAGTTGTAGATTGAGATGGTTGAATTATTTAAACCCGACAATCAATAGAGAAAGTTTTGAGGAAGATGAAATCGATATGATTTTAAGGTTACATAAACTCTTAGGAAATAG ATGGTCATTGATTGCTGCAAGGCTTCCGGGTAGGACAGCTAACGATGTGAAGAATTATTGGCACACAAATTTGCGTAAGAAAGTGGTTTTAGAAAAAGAGAAATCTAAGGAAACCATGGAAGCTCATGAAGTTATCAAACCCCGGGCTCTAACCTTTTCAACAAATTCACCATGGTTGAATGGGAAACACAATTTTGTGAGTAATGGCAATGCATCAAAACTAGCAATAGCGTCTTCAGGTGAAGATGGTAATGTTCCAACAGAGTGTGACATTACTACACCTCCAAATATTGGAATAGAGCCACTTTCTACAAAGGAAATTGGTTCTTGCTCTTTATTACAAGAGGATAATTCCACTTTTGAGTTTTTAGAGGATTTTTTTACTAATAGCCCCCCTATCAATGATTCTTACTGGAATTCTAATTTCCTTTGGGATATTTAA